One genomic window of Brevundimonas vesicularis includes the following:
- a CDS encoding N-acetylmuramoyl-L-alanine amidase: MTSYIDAPSPNFDARRAPPDMLVLHYTGMQTGGAALARLRDPEAKVSAHYLVEEDGRVFQLVPEERRAWHAGRGVWQGEDDCNAASIGIEIVNPGHEFGYRAFPEDQITAVIALISDIRSRWTIADNRIIAHSDLAPDRKEDPGELFPWKRLAEAGHGLWFEPAAERVQALGGLLQKGDQGIGPMVLSAGLHRLGYGLKASGDYDAAVETAVRAFQRHWRPARVDGVADGETRARLVGLLQLASAESVTGVLN, from the coding sequence ATGACGTCCTACATCGACGCGCCTTCGCCCAACTTCGACGCGCGCCGTGCGCCGCCGGACATGCTGGTGTTGCACTACACCGGCATGCAGACCGGCGGGGCCGCTCTGGCCCGCCTGCGCGACCCGGAGGCCAAGGTTTCGGCCCACTATCTGGTCGAGGAAGACGGCCGCGTCTTTCAACTGGTGCCCGAGGAGCGTCGCGCCTGGCACGCCGGCCGCGGCGTCTGGCAGGGCGAGGACGACTGCAACGCCGCTTCCATCGGCATCGAGATCGTCAATCCCGGCCATGAGTTCGGCTACCGCGCCTTCCCCGAAGACCAGATCACGGCCGTCATCGCCCTGATCTCCGATATTCGCAGCCGCTGGACCATCGCCGACAACCGCATCATCGCCCATTCCGACCTGGCGCCGGATCGCAAGGAAGATCCGGGCGAGCTCTTCCCCTGGAAACGTCTGGCCGAGGCCGGGCACGGCCTGTGGTTCGAACCGGCGGCCGAACGGGTTCAGGCCTTGGGCGGCCTGTTGCAAAAGGGCGATCAGGGCATCGGCCCGATGGTGCTCAGCGCCGGCCTGCATCGGCTGGGCTACGGCCTGAAGGCCAGTGGCGACTACGACGCCGCCGTCGAAACCGCCGTCCGCGCCTTCCAGCGTCATTGGCGCCCGGCCCGCGTCGACGGCGTCGCTGACGGCGAAACCCGCGCCCGCCTGGTCGGCCTGCTCCAACTGGCCAGCGCCGAGAGTGTCACGGGCGTATTGAATTGA
- a CDS encoding division/cell wall cluster transcriptional repressor MraZ, whose amino-acid sequence MFLSTYEKQLDGKRRLLIPNDFRTTENGAAGGVFIFPSIEADCLEAGGDRLFAVYAEMIEALPFGSEERSALEWQVMGEQVRLAYDSGGRITLPEALCAEAGLGDTVVIVGLNDRFQIWSREKWAARRAEQRALAKAGMAQIGALKLAAQMKLAGGGS is encoded by the coding sequence GTGTTTCTCTCGACCTATGAGAAGCAGCTGGACGGCAAGCGCCGTCTCCTCATTCCCAACGATTTCCGCACGACCGAAAACGGCGCCGCCGGCGGCGTCTTCATCTTCCCCTCGATCGAGGCCGACTGTCTGGAAGCGGGCGGCGACCGCCTGTTCGCCGTCTATGCCGAAATGATCGAAGCCCTGCCGTTCGGCTCCGAGGAGCGTTCGGCGCTGGAGTGGCAGGTGATGGGCGAGCAGGTGCGTCTGGCCTACGATTCCGGCGGTCGGATCACCTTGCCTGAGGCGCTGTGCGCCGAGGCGGGTCTGGGCGACACCGTCGTCATCGTCGGCCTGAACGACCGTTTCCAGATCTGGTCGCGCGAGAAGTGGGCGGCGCGCCGCGCCGAACAGCGCGCCCTGGCCAAGGCCGGCATGGCCCAGATCGGCGCCCTGAAGCTGGCGGCCCAGATGAAGCTGGCGGGAGGTGGATCGTGA
- the rsmH gene encoding 16S rRNA (cytosine(1402)-N(4))-methyltransferase RsmH, with translation MTDAPPNSPHAPVLLTDVIEALAPAPGDVVIDATFGAGGYTRAILKTGAQVVALDRDPTVQPHADAVASDFPGQFQLIRTPFSGLAQAFADSGKAKLDGAVFDIGVSSMQLDQAERGFSFMRDGPLDMRMSDEGATAADIVNTWDHGPLAHIFKLYGEERQSGRVATAILRRRAAQSFTRTLDLAEVVEKALGGRRGAPIHPATRVFQALRIAVNDELGELERGLEAAEATLAPGGRLAVVTFHSLEDRIVKAFLTERTGNSPAGSRHAPMAVDPRKPSFTLQFKGAREAGDEERSTNPRARSAKLRAAVRTDAPAWGRIDGRAAA, from the coding sequence GTGACTGACGCTCCCCCCAATTCTCCCCACGCCCCCGTCCTGCTGACCGATGTGATCGAGGCCCTGGCGCCTGCGCCCGGCGACGTCGTGATCGACGCCACCTTCGGCGCCGGCGGCTATACCCGCGCCATCCTGAAAACGGGCGCCCAGGTTGTCGCCCTGGATCGCGACCCGACGGTCCAGCCGCACGCCGACGCCGTCGCCAGCGACTTTCCCGGCCAGTTCCAGCTCATCCGCACCCCCTTCTCGGGTCTGGCTCAGGCGTTCGCCGACAGCGGCAAGGCGAAGCTGGACGGCGCGGTCTTCGACATCGGCGTCTCGTCGATGCAGCTGGACCAAGCTGAGCGCGGCTTCTCCTTCATGCGCGACGGTCCGCTGGACATGCGCATGTCGGATGAAGGCGCGACCGCCGCCGACATCGTCAATACCTGGGACCACGGTCCCCTGGCTCACATCTTCAAACTGTATGGCGAGGAGCGCCAGTCGGGCCGCGTCGCCACCGCCATCCTGCGTCGCCGCGCCGCACAGTCGTTCACCCGCACCCTGGATCTGGCCGAGGTGGTCGAAAAGGCTCTGGGCGGCCGTCGTGGCGCGCCCATCCATCCGGCGACTCGCGTCTTCCAGGCCCTGCGCATCGCGGTCAATGACGAACTGGGCGAGCTGGAGCGCGGTCTGGAGGCGGCCGAGGCGACGCTCGCCCCCGGTGGACGTCTCGCCGTCGTCACCTTCCATTCGCTGGAAGACCGCATCGTCAAGGCCTTCCTGACCGAGCGCACGGGCAACAGCCCCGCCGGTTCGCGTCATGCGCCGATGGCCGTCGATCCGCGCAAGCCCAGCTTCACGCTGCAGTTCAAAGGCGCGCGCGAGGCGGGCGACGAAGAGCGTTCCACCAATCCCCGCGCCCGCTCGGCCAAGCTGCGCGCGGCCGTGCGCACGGACGCGCCGGCTTGGGGTCGGATCGATGGGAGAGCGGCGGCATGA
- the ftsL gene encoding cell division protein FtsL — protein MTTAPFFTYSRTALQRLFDWKVRGVRWVEIIGVALVAIMIVSVYAAKAAAARESSRIAQIEQDIRENGQRVRLLRAEVARLEQPARLESLSRQIGMAPVAVARQAKEGQLTALKPVPAQPAASAPAAAPAPAAAVADDAPVPTPSPEPAQ, from the coding sequence ATGACCACGGCGCCCTTCTTCACCTATTCCCGCACCGCCCTTCAGCGCCTGTTCGACTGGAAGGTGCGTGGCGTGCGCTGGGTCGAGATCATCGGTGTGGCCCTGGTCGCGATCATGATCGTGTCGGTCTATGCGGCCAAGGCCGCCGCGGCGCGCGAAAGCAGCCGCATCGCCCAGATCGAACAGGACATCCGCGAGAACGGACAGCGCGTCCGCCTGCTGCGCGCCGAGGTCGCCCGGCTGGAGCAGCCCGCGCGTCTGGAAAGCCTGTCTCGCCAGATCGGCATGGCTCCCGTCGCCGTCGCCCGTCAGGCCAAGGAAGGTCAGCTGACCGCCCTGAAACCCGTCCCCGCTCAACCCGCCGCATCTGCTCCCGCAGCCGCGCCGGCGCCCGCCGCCGCCGTCGCCGACGACGCGCCCGTCCCAACGCCCTCGCCGGAGCCGGCGCAATGA
- a CDS encoding peptidoglycan D,D-transpeptidase FtsI family protein, which yields MSVQDHRYHRAAPGADFQERLQGRLSPFWRWLTELVWRLEHGFERARADARPEEDTRVRIFLILIVFSCVFGGLAIGASYKALFAPANGLGRGVNPNALVRGDLTDRNGELLATNIVHYGLYIDPAEIWDRDLAYRQIRRALPRISAERLKKVLGGDRRLIALTGLTPQEKAAVHDLALGGVTFEPEDRRAYPLGTSAVHLIGDADTGGQGVSGAELAFNDEIRAAGQRGEAFPLSIDLRVQGVLENELAAAAIKNQAKGAVGIVTDVQTGEVLGMASWPTFNSADRGAAPDGATLNRAVSGHYEMGSVFKTFTVAAGLDTGRADMNTLFDASQAFQIGDRKIKDFHAQNRVMTLEEVYLHSSNIGTSQLAVQMGPNTMRDYFRRLGLLDAAKIELKESAKPVVPRRWDNSTLASLSFGYGIMITPAQMVQAMGALTNGGRMIPLSLRKGGARNVQPQQVVTEETSRAILDLLRRNVVKGSGGFADAPGLRVGGKTGSANKLVGGRYDPSHALGSFAAVFPVDGPLNGKRYAILIVMDEPGTYPKTGAYVAAPAVHNIADRIAGFLGVERRDDRWRTASGEKIPQYQDVAGDGL from the coding sequence ATGAGCGTTCAGGATCATCGCTATCACCGCGCCGCGCCGGGCGCCGATTTCCAGGAACGACTGCAAGGCCGTCTGTCTCCCTTCTGGCGCTGGCTGACCGAACTGGTCTGGCGGCTGGAGCACGGCTTCGAGCGCGCCCGCGCCGACGCCCGCCCGGAAGAGGACACGCGCGTCCGCATCTTCCTGATCCTGATCGTCTTTTCCTGCGTCTTCGGCGGCCTGGCCATCGGCGCGTCGTATAAGGCCCTGTTCGCCCCGGCCAACGGCCTGGGGCGCGGCGTCAATCCGAACGCCTTGGTGCGCGGCGACCTGACGGACCGCAATGGCGAGCTGCTGGCCACCAACATCGTCCACTACGGCCTCTACATCGACCCGGCCGAGATCTGGGACCGCGACCTGGCCTATCGCCAAATCCGCCGCGCCCTGCCGCGCATCTCGGCCGAGCGTCTGAAGAAGGTGCTGGGCGGCGACCGTCGTCTGATCGCCCTGACCGGCCTGACGCCTCAGGAAAAGGCCGCCGTGCACGACCTGGCGCTGGGCGGCGTCACCTTCGAGCCTGAGGATCGTCGCGCCTATCCGCTCGGGACCTCGGCCGTCCATCTGATCGGCGACGCCGACACGGGCGGGCAGGGCGTCTCGGGCGCCGAGTTGGCCTTCAACGACGAGATCCGCGCGGCGGGTCAGCGCGGCGAGGCCTTCCCCCTGTCCATCGACCTGCGCGTCCAGGGCGTGCTGGAAAACGAACTCGCCGCCGCCGCGATCAAGAACCAGGCCAAGGGCGCCGTCGGCATCGTCACCGACGTACAGACCGGCGAGGTGCTGGGCATGGCGTCCTGGCCGACCTTCAACTCGGCCGACCGCGGCGCTGCGCCCGACGGCGCCACGCTGAACCGCGCCGTCTCGGGCCACTACGAAATGGGCTCGGTGTTCAAGACTTTCACCGTCGCCGCCGGCCTCGACACCGGCCGGGCCGACATGAACACCCTGTTCGACGCCTCCCAGGCCTTCCAGATCGGCGATCGCAAGATCAAGGATTTCCACGCCCAGAACCGGGTGATGACGCTGGAAGAGGTCTATCTGCACTCCTCCAACATCGGCACGTCGCAGCTGGCGGTGCAGATGGGCCCCAACACCATGCGCGACTATTTCCGCCGCCTGGGCCTGCTGGACGCCGCCAAGATCGAGCTGAAGGAATCGGCCAAGCCGGTCGTGCCGCGTCGCTGGGACAACTCGACCCTGGCGTCGCTGTCCTTCGGCTATGGCATCATGATCACCCCGGCCCAGATGGTTCAGGCCATGGGCGCCCTGACCAACGGCGGTCGGATGATCCCGCTGTCGCTGCGCAAGGGCGGCGCCCGCAACGTCCAGCCGCAACAGGTCGTCACCGAAGAGACCTCGCGCGCCATTCTCGACCTGCTGCGTCGCAACGTCGTCAAGGGTTCGGGCGGCTTCGCCGATGCGCCGGGCCTGCGGGTCGGCGGCAAGACCGGCTCGGCCAACAAGCTGGTCGGCGGCCGCTATGATCCCAGCCACGCCCTGGGCTCCTTCGCGGCGGTCTTCCCCGTCGATGGCCCGCTGAACGGCAAACGCTACGCCATCCTGATCGTGATGGACGAGCCGGGGACCTATCCCAAGACCGGCGCCTATGTCGCTGCGCCGGCCGTGCACAATATCGCCGACCGCATCGCCGGCTTCCTGGGCGTCGAACGCCGCGACGACCGCTGGCGCACGGCCTCGGGCGAGAAGATTCCGCAGTATCAGGACGTGGCGGGGGACGGGCTTTGA
- a CDS encoding UDP-N-acetylmuramoyl-L-alanyl-D-glutamate--2,6-diaminopimelate ligase, which translates to MSALRLSDLLRRDVSSDPVITGVTADSRKVSPGALFVALPGTAADGRAFIPQALAQGAAAVLAPTDTPDGVAPVLVTSGDVRRAYAIAARGFYGAQPKTCVAVTGTNGKTSVATFCRQIWAGIGHKSASMGTLGVIGQKGVKTYALTGPGLTSPDAAEAARLMAELAAKDVTHVALEASSHGIDQRRLDGVALKAAAFTNLTQDHLDYHGTMADYRSAKMRLFETLLPRGRTAVLNADSDAYSVFASASIMAGLGVMGVGERGRDLTLIGRRATPEGQRLTIDVRGDIREILLPLAGAFQASNALVAAGLCIAAGDPADAVIGALEGLTGAQGRLQRIDGGQESRGEVYVDYAHTPDGLETVLNALRPHATGRLIVVFGAGGDRDRGKRPLMGEIAGRLADIAIVTDDNPRSEDAAAIRAQVRAGCPDGIEIGDRRAAIEAAVEMMRDGDVVVIAGKGHEQGQIVAGVTHPFDDATVASEALSLYA; encoded by the coding sequence TTGAGCGCGCTTCGCCTGTCCGACCTGCTGCGCCGCGACGTGTCCTCGGACCCCGTCATCACCGGCGTCACCGCCGACAGCCGCAAGGTCTCGCCCGGCGCCCTGTTCGTCGCCCTGCCGGGCACGGCCGCCGACGGCCGCGCCTTCATCCCGCAAGCGCTTGCGCAAGGGGCCGCTGCGGTTCTGGCGCCGACCGACACGCCGGATGGCGTGGCGCCCGTTCTGGTCACCTCGGGCGACGTGCGCCGGGCCTACGCCATCGCCGCGCGCGGCTTCTACGGCGCCCAGCCCAAGACCTGCGTCGCCGTAACCGGCACCAACGGCAAGACCTCTGTCGCCACCTTCTGCCGCCAAATCTGGGCCGGGATCGGCCATAAGTCCGCCAGCATGGGCACGCTGGGCGTCATCGGCCAGAAGGGCGTCAAGACCTACGCCCTGACCGGCCCCGGCCTGACCAGTCCCGACGCCGCCGAGGCCGCGCGCCTGATGGCCGAACTGGCCGCCAAGGACGTGACCCACGTCGCGCTGGAGGCCTCGTCCCACGGCATCGATCAGCGCCGCCTGGACGGGGTCGCCTTGAAGGCCGCCGCCTTCACCAACCTGACCCAGGATCACCTCGACTATCACGGCACCATGGCGGACTACCGCTCCGCCAAGATGCGCCTGTTCGAGACCCTGCTGCCGCGCGGCCGCACCGCCGTGCTGAACGCCGATTCTGATGCCTATTCGGTCTTCGCCTCAGCCTCCATCATGGCGGGTCTGGGCGTCATGGGCGTGGGCGAGCGCGGTCGTGACCTGACACTGATCGGCCGTCGCGCGACGCCTGAGGGCCAGCGTCTGACCATCGACGTGCGCGGCGACATCCGCGAAATCCTGCTGCCCCTGGCCGGCGCGTTTCAGGCGTCCAACGCCCTGGTGGCGGCCGGTCTGTGCATAGCCGCCGGCGATCCCGCCGACGCCGTTATCGGCGCGCTGGAAGGCCTGACCGGGGCGCAGGGCCGCCTGCAACGCATCGACGGCGGTCAGGAAAGCCGGGGCGAGGTCTATGTCGACTACGCCCACACGCCCGACGGGCTCGAGACGGTTCTGAACGCGCTCCGTCCCCACGCCACCGGCAGACTGATCGTCGTCTTCGGCGCTGGCGGCGACCGCGATCGCGGCAAGCGCCCCCTGATGGGCGAGATCGCCGGGCGTCTGGCCGACATCGCCATCGTCACTGACGACAATCCGCGATCCGAAGACGCCGCCGCCATCCGCGCCCAGGTCCGCGCCGGCTGCCCGGACGGGATCGAGATCGGCGACCGCCGCGCCGCCATCGAAGCCGCCGTCGAAATGATGCGCGACGGGGATGTGGTGGTCATCGCCGGAAAAGGGCATGAACAGGGTCAGATCGTCGCGGGCGTGACCCACCCCTTCGACGACGCCACTGTCGCGTCCGAGGCCCTGTCTCTCTATGCCTGA
- a CDS encoding UDP-N-acetylmuramoyl-tripeptide--D-alanyl-D-alanine ligase: MPEHSARPLWSAAEVAAATGGVLHGDDRPITGLTYNSREIVPGDLFLALKGERDGHQFAGGAFASGAAAALVEHPVEGGPCVVVPDTLRGLEALGVAARERAPHVKRGAVTGSVGKTSVTQAIKAGLDLAGPAHGSIKSYNNHIGVPLTLARMPVETQRAVFEIGMNAPGEIAPLSRFVAPHAACVTTVGPVHIEAFADGEAGVAREKATIFQGLVPGGAAVANGDVAFSSVLCDAAKAVGARLLTFGSDAGHDARLLDFRPDAEGAAVAAELFGRRIDYRLAQSGAHWGLNSLCVLLMLDALDVTLETGLEALAGFQPLAGRGQTRTITTPHGAFTLIDESYNANPLSMAAGFKTLGARSTSGRRVVVLTDMLELGEQSRDLHEGLAGPIDAAGLDLVHVAGPEMRWLYDALPVSRRGVWRATAAELAAEAALLVAPGDIVMVKGSNGSKASLVAKALADLQGRDTTPTTR, translated from the coding sequence ATGCCTGAACACTCCGCCCGCCCGCTCTGGTCGGCCGCCGAAGTCGCCGCCGCCACGGGCGGCGTGCTGCACGGCGACGATCGCCCGATCACGGGCCTGACCTACAACAGCCGCGAGATCGTCCCCGGCGATCTGTTTCTGGCGCTCAAGGGCGAACGCGACGGGCATCAGTTCGCCGGCGGCGCCTTCGCATCGGGCGCTGCGGCCGCCCTGGTCGAACATCCGGTCGAGGGCGGCCCGTGCGTCGTCGTACCTGACACCTTGCGCGGCCTCGAAGCCCTGGGCGTCGCCGCCCGCGAGCGCGCGCCCCATGTGAAGCGCGGCGCCGTCACCGGCAGCGTCGGCAAGACCAGCGTCACCCAGGCGATCAAGGCGGGCCTCGACCTTGCCGGTCCTGCTCACGGCTCGATCAAGAGCTACAACAACCACATCGGCGTGCCCCTGACGCTGGCCCGGATGCCGGTCGAGACCCAGCGCGCCGTCTTCGAGATCGGCATGAATGCGCCCGGCGAGATCGCGCCCCTGTCGCGCTTCGTCGCTCCCCACGCGGCCTGTGTCACTACAGTCGGTCCGGTCCATATCGAGGCCTTCGCGGACGGCGAGGCGGGCGTCGCGCGTGAAAAGGCGACCATCTTCCAGGGTCTGGTGCCCGGCGGTGCGGCGGTGGCGAACGGCGACGTCGCCTTCTCGTCTGTCCTGTGCGACGCGGCCAAGGCGGTCGGCGCGCGCCTGCTGACGTTCGGATCCGACGCCGGCCATGACGCTCGCCTGCTGGACTTCCGGCCGGACGCCGAGGGCGCGGCGGTCGCGGCCGAACTGTTCGGGCGACGCATTGATTATCGCCTGGCCCAGTCCGGCGCCCACTGGGGCCTGAACAGCCTGTGCGTCCTCTTGATGCTCGACGCCCTGGACGTGACGCTGGAGACGGGCCTGGAGGCCCTCGCCGGATTCCAGCCTCTGGCCGGACGCGGCCAGACGCGCACGATCACGACGCCGCACGGCGCCTTCACCCTGATCGACGAAAGCTACAACGCCAATCCGCTGTCCATGGCCGCCGGGTTCAAGACCCTGGGCGCGCGCTCGACCTCGGGCCGTCGCGTGGTGGTGCTGACCGACATGCTGGAGCTGGGCGAGCAGAGCCGCGACCTGCATGAAGGCCTCGCCGGCCCCATCGACGCCGCCGGCCTCGACCTGGTCCATGTCGCCGGCCCCGAGATGCGCTGGCTCTACGACGCGCTTCCGGTCTCGCGACGCGGCGTCTGGCGCGCGACGGCGGCGGAACTGGCGGCCGAGGCGGCCCTGCTGGTCGCGCCCGGCGACATCGTCATGGTCAAGGGCTCGAACGGCTCCAAGGCCTCGCTGGTGGCCAAGGCGCTTGCCGACCTTCAAGGCCGCGACACGACGCCCACGACGCGATAG